In Candidatus Epulonipiscium viviparus, one DNA window encodes the following:
- a CDS encoding metallophosphoesterase, with product MKKIYLIGGLILGYALAEPYIQRIKKYKIVSNQIPPNFHNYKIAFLADIHYGRTINAKSLTKIVNRVNNWNPDLIILGGDYVMMREHIYPCFKILSTLKSKQGIYAVIGNHDVMESLHDTRNAMHKYNIKSINNAAYWIEKGDQRIKLGGVGDLRTQRQLIEPTVSDTTINDYIILVTHNPRYIYQLKEEYDISLVLAGHTHGGQISALKYLGKIVPPVIDQAAAFTYLSGKTNKNAQDVIVSNGIGTAKFPIRILTWPETIFITLKSENINQNGNT from the coding sequence ATGAAAAAGATATATTTGATAGGTGGCTTAATTTTAGGATATGCGCTTGCTGAACCATATATACAAAGGATTAAAAAATATAAAATTGTTAGCAATCAAATTCCACCGAATTTTCACAATTATAAAATAGCATTTTTGGCTGATATACACTACGGGCGCACTATAAATGCAAAATCTCTTACAAAAATAGTTAATCGAGTTAATAACTGGAATCCCGACTTAATTATTTTGGGTGGGGATTATGTAATGATGCGAGAACACATTTATCCATGTTTTAAAATACTATCAACTCTAAAATCAAAGCAAGGCATCTACGCGGTCATCGGCAATCATGATGTTATGGAAAGTCTTCACGATACGCGAAATGCCATGCACAAGTATAATATAAAATCTATAAATAACGCAGCATATTGGATTGAAAAAGGAGATCAACGCATAAAATTAGGAGGAGTAGGAGATCTTCGAACTCAAAGACAACTCATCGAGCCCACTGTATCTGACACTACTATAAATGATTACATTATTTTGGTAACTCATAATCCTCGATATATTTATCAACTCAAAGAAGAATATGATATCAGTTTGGTATTGGCTGGGCACACACACGGCGGGCAAATTTCTGCACTAAAATATCTTGGCAAAATTGTACCCCCAGTCATAGATCAAGCTGCAGCATTCACATACCTCAGCGGAAAAACAAATAAGAATGCACAAGATGTTATCGTAAGCAATGGCATAGGCACCGCCAAGTTTCCTATTCGAATTTTAACTTGGCCCGAAACCATTTTTATTACGTTAAAATCTGAGAATATAAATCAGAATGGCAATACTTAG
- a CDS encoding ribonuclease H family protein, with protein sequence MSEIEIYCDGGCRGNHVKNNIGAWGVVLIYKGIIKEISGGAINTTNNKMELTAAIVGLSSIKNKDVPTKVYLDSAYVLNGITNWIYGWRKNGFKDSKKQPVKNRELWEDLYNLKCKFKNIDFIKVKGHSSNAGNNRADELCNIEMDKLIKE encoded by the coding sequence ATGAGTGAAATTGAAATTTATTGTGATGGAGGATGTCGCGGCAATCACGTCAAAAACAATATTGGCGCTTGGGGCGTTGTTCTTATTTATAAAGGCATTATTAAAGAAATTAGTGGAGGTGCCATCAACACTACCAACAACAAAATGGAATTAACTGCAGCAATTGTTGGGCTTTCTTCTATCAAAAACAAAGACGTTCCCACAAAGGTATATTTAGACAGCGCTTATGTTCTTAATGGCATCACCAATTGGATATATGGATGGCGTAAAAATGGCTTTAAGGATTCTAAAAAACAACCTGTTAAAAATAGAGAGCTCTGGGAAGATCTATACAATTTGAAATGTAAATTTAAAAATATAGACTTTATTAAAGTTAAAGGTCATAGCAGCAATGCAGGCAACAACCGCGCTGATGAACTCTGCAATATTGAAATGGATAAATTGATTAAGGAGTGA
- a CDS encoding HelD family protein yields the protein MDSLILIEEETYLQYVLNFLDTEISFITNLLTENKETLLEIRKEMWEEGMTSLEEEERSIEIGQYLNTEMVETSKYKHKTANLLKYEKMRDSPYFGRVDFLEDGEYDPEKVYIGYHNLMNDDTLEMLVYDWRAPISSIFYNGDLGRISYQAPVGQISGKTLLKRQYKVEHRKLKYFFDSETAITDSVLQIALSSNVSEKMKNIVQTIQKEQNDIIRNMENDLLIVQGVAGSGKTSIAMHRIAYLLYNQRDSGFNENNILIISPNSLFGEYISGVLPELGEKNVRSHTVEELFHKEFGSGLQMESKHRQLELMISSTKNRDKLREEINFKGSFEFIKILDRFLAWYEEKGAPLPDIIYEGNLIMESAEFVAHILDNQINVPLGRRLNRVFTMVKDRIKPFEQIKLTEIAEQLIEEGGFDYEEEAESRRRIDVIREQFFNQISAFMKNNYLEIYKMFLQKFHEFVRKERLPQNIAHILSKTRNRIENSQISYMDGSILLYMRLILDGTKNYATLKQIVIDEAQDYYPIHFKIFSLMFKKKRYTILGDFGQTIEKTATAAIYDDALKILKPKNPTQIALTKSYRSSYEINAFISKIRGEDEPNLAFMRNERDVEIFGATTTADLNELLIKRVEQYRHEFNKIAIICKDKNSVLALQETVGKKLNAQFITKDDILLKNHVLVMPTYMVKGLEYDAVVIYDASVQNYQSIFDKQLLYIACSRALHRLDVLYLGKLTKFIH from the coding sequence ATGGATAGTTTAATATTGATAGAAGAAGAAACATACTTGCAATATGTCCTTAATTTTTTGGACACCGAAATCAGCTTTATCACAAATTTATTAACAGAAAATAAAGAAACCTTGCTAGAGATTCGCAAAGAAATGTGGGAAGAAGGAATGACTTCTCTAGAAGAAGAAGAACGCTCGATAGAAATTGGGCAATATTTAAATACAGAAATGGTAGAAACTTCCAAATATAAGCATAAAACAGCGAACTTGCTTAAATATGAAAAAATGCGTGACTCTCCATATTTTGGACGTGTCGACTTTCTAGAAGATGGCGAATATGATCCAGAAAAAGTTTATATTGGTTATCACAATTTGATGAATGACGATACTCTCGAAATGCTTGTATATGATTGGAGAGCTCCTATTTCCTCTATTTTTTATAATGGTGACCTAGGCAGAATTAGCTATCAAGCCCCTGTTGGGCAAATCTCTGGCAAAACCCTATTAAAACGCCAGTACAAAGTCGAGCATCGCAAACTTAAATATTTTTTTGATAGCGAAACGGCTATAACCGATAGTGTTCTTCAAATAGCACTCTCTTCTAACGTCTCCGAAAAAATGAAAAACATCGTTCAAACTATTCAAAAAGAGCAAAATGACATCATTCGCAATATGGAAAATGACTTGCTAATAGTCCAAGGGGTGGCAGGATCTGGAAAAACATCTATTGCTATGCACCGAATTGCCTACTTGTTATACAATCAGCGCGACTCCGGTTTTAACGAAAATAACATCTTAATTATATCTCCTAATAGCTTGTTTGGCGAATACATTTCTGGAGTATTGCCAGAACTTGGTGAAAAGAATGTTCGAAGCCATACTGTCGAAGAGCTATTTCACAAAGAATTTGGCTCCGGCCTGCAAATGGAATCAAAGCATCGTCAGCTAGAACTTATGATTTCGTCTACTAAAAATCGCGATAAGCTTCGTGAGGAAATTAATTTTAAAGGCAGCTTTGAGTTTATCAAAATATTAGACAGATTTTTGGCTTGGTATGAAGAAAAAGGCGCTCCGTTACCAGATATTATTTATGAAGGCAATTTAATTATGGAATCAGCCGAATTTGTGGCTCACATTCTTGATAACCAAATTAATGTGCCTTTAGGTCGCCGGCTCAACCGCGTCTTTACTATGGTTAAAGATAGAATCAAACCATTTGAGCAAATTAAGCTAACAGAAATTGCAGAGCAACTGATCGAAGAAGGTGGTTTCGATTATGAAGAAGAAGCCGAATCAAGACGCCGTATAGATGTAATTCGCGAGCAATTTTTTAACCAAATTTCGGCATTTATGAAAAATAATTATCTTGAGATATACAAAATGTTTTTACAGAAGTTTCATGAATTTGTACGCAAGGAGCGGCTACCACAAAATATTGCTCACATACTCAGCAAAACGCGCAATAGGATAGAAAATTCCCAAATTAGCTATATGGACGGCTCTATCTTGCTATATATGCGCCTTATTTTGGATGGGACCAAAAACTATGCTACACTCAAACAAATCGTAATAGATGAGGCTCAAGATTATTATCCTATACACTTTAAGATTTTTTCGTTAATGTTTAAGAAAAAGAGATATACCATATTGGGAGACTTTGGCCAAACTATCGAAAAAACTGCCACTGCCGCTATATACGACGATGCTCTCAAAATTTTAAAGCCAAAAAACCCCACTCAGATTGCACTCACTAAAAGCTATAGAAGCTCCTACGAAATTAACGCTTTTATCTCTAAGATTCGCGGAGAAGATGAGCCAAACCTTGCCTTTATGCGCAACGAACGAGATGTTGAAATCTTTGGCGCAACTACTACCGCAGATCTTAATGAACTATTAATTAAACGAGTTGAACAATACAGACATGAATTTAATAAAATTGCAATCATATGTAAAGATAAAAACTCTGTACTTGCTCTTCAAGAAACAGTAGGCAAAAAATTAAACGCACAGTTTATTACCAAAGACGATATTTTATTAAAAAATCATGTTCTGGTTATGCCCACATATATGGTAAAGGGATTAGAGTATGACGCAGTAGTGATCTATGACGCTTCTGTTCAAAATTATCAAAGCATTTTTGATAAGCAACTACTATACATTGCCTGCTCACGAGCACTGCACAGACTAGATGTGCTATATCTTGGAAAACTTACAAAATTTATCCATTAA